The following proteins are co-located in the Brevibacillus laterosporus DSM 25 genome:
- a CDS encoding isoprenyl transferase produces the protein MLERLGKMFSGRQEERKDNTFDQAGIIPHHVAVIMDGNGRWAKKRNLPRVAGHHQGMKTVKDVVKAADEIGVGVLTMYAFSTENWKRPKDEVEFLMKLPQEFLSTELVELVERNVRIRMIGSREGLPSHTLKALIEAEEKTKNNTGLQLNFALNYGGRDEILKATKEIAQLIAQGKLTPEQIDEETIASHLYTQGIPEPDLLIRTSGEIRISNFMLWQLAYTEFWFTDVYWPDFSREYFVQAIAEYQGRARRYGAV, from the coding sequence ATGTTAGAACGGTTAGGGAAAATGTTTAGCGGTAGGCAGGAAGAACGTAAAGACAATACGTTTGATCAAGCAGGAATCATTCCGCACCATGTAGCAGTCATTATGGACGGTAATGGACGATGGGCTAAAAAACGTAATTTACCGCGTGTTGCTGGACACCATCAGGGAATGAAAACCGTAAAAGATGTGGTGAAAGCAGCTGATGAAATCGGTGTAGGTGTATTAACTATGTACGCCTTCTCTACAGAGAATTGGAAACGTCCTAAGGACGAAGTTGAATTTCTAATGAAACTCCCACAGGAGTTCTTGTCGACTGAATTGGTAGAATTAGTCGAACGAAATGTAAGAATACGCATGATAGGTTCTCGAGAAGGATTGCCTTCTCATACTCTAAAGGCTTTGATTGAAGCAGAGGAAAAAACAAAAAACAATACTGGATTACAACTTAATTTTGCCCTTAATTATGGAGGGCGTGATGAAATTTTAAAAGCGACAAAAGAGATTGCTCAATTGATCGCTCAAGGCAAGTTAACACCTGAACAAATTGATGAGGAAACAATTGCCTCACATTTATATACACAAGGAATTCCCGAACCTGATTTGTTAATTCGCACGAGCGGAGAAATTCGTATTAGCAATTTTATGTTATGGCAGCTAGCTTATACGGAATTTTGGTTCACGGATGTGTATTGGCCCGATTTTTCCAGAGAGTATTTCGTGCAGGCGATTGCTGAATACCAAGGTCGAGCTCGTCGATATGGCGCAGTTTGA
- the pyrH gene encoding UMP kinase has product MPDAAYKRVILKLSGEALAGELGYGIDPKVIASIANQIKEIVELGVEVAVVVGGGNIWRGLSGSSKGMDRATADYMGMLATVMNALAMQDGLEQVGVPTRVQTSIEMRQVAEPYIRRKAIRHLEKSRVVIFAAGTGNPYFSTDTTAALRAAEIEAEVILMAKNKVDGVYTADPSIDESATKYDNLTFLEVLNKGLGVMDSTASSLCMDNHIPLIVFAITEEGNIRRAVMGEKIGTIVKGDA; this is encoded by the coding sequence ATGCCAGACGCTGCATATAAACGAGTCATACTAAAGCTGAGTGGAGAGGCACTAGCTGGGGAACTAGGGTATGGAATCGACCCAAAAGTTATCGCTTCGATTGCAAATCAAATAAAGGAAATCGTAGAGCTTGGTGTAGAAGTAGCCGTAGTAGTAGGTGGTGGAAACATCTGGAGAGGACTTTCGGGAAGCTCCAAAGGAATGGATCGTGCAACAGCTGACTACATGGGCATGCTTGCAACCGTTATGAACGCGCTTGCGATGCAAGATGGGTTAGAACAAGTTGGCGTACCTACCCGTGTTCAAACTTCTATTGAAATGCGTCAAGTAGCTGAGCCATACATTCGTAGAAAGGCTATTCGTCACTTAGAAAAGAGTCGAGTTGTCATTTTCGCGGCGGGAACAGGTAACCCGTACTTCTCCACCGATACTACAGCAGCATTGCGTGCTGCCGAGATCGAAGCAGAGGTTATCCTGATGGCAAAAAATAAAGTGGACGGTGTTTATACGGCTGATCCAAGCATTGACGAAAGCGCTACAAAATACGATAACCTAACTTTCCTTGAAGTTTTAAACAAAGGCTTGGGCGTGATGGATTCTACCGCTTCCAGTCTGTGCATGGATAATCATATACCACTTATTGTTTTTGCCATAACGGAAGAGGGCAACATTCGTCGGGCCGTCATGGGAGAAAAAATTGGGACTATAGTAAAGGGGGATGCTTAA
- the tsf gene encoding translation elongation factor Ts, whose amino-acid sequence MAITAQTVKELRERTGAGMMDCKRALEEVNGDIEKAIDLLREKGIAKAAKKSGRIAAEGLTGFAVNGNIGTVVEVNCETDFVAKNPEFQQLVKDIAEHVVNARPATVEEALTQAFQGGEDLGTTINAKIATIGENISFRRFEILEKADNGVFGGYLHMGGKIGALVALNDSDNEALAKDLAMHAAASSPRFGVREEVSQDVIDREREVLKNQALSEGKPANIVDKMVEGRMAKFFEEYCLVEQPFVKDPDKRVSQLLKEVGASFKGFARFQVGEGIEKKQEDFAAEVMAQVNKQ is encoded by the coding sequence CGCGAAAGAACAGGCGCAGGTATGATGGACTGCAAACGCGCACTAGAAGAAGTAAATGGTGATATCGAAAAAGCGATTGACCTACTTCGTGAAAAAGGTATCGCAAAAGCTGCGAAAAAGTCCGGACGTATCGCTGCTGAAGGTTTAACTGGATTCGCAGTAAACGGAAATATTGGTACAGTAGTAGAAGTTAACTGTGAGACGGACTTCGTTGCTAAAAACCCTGAGTTCCAACAACTAGTTAAAGATATTGCTGAACACGTAGTAAACGCTCGCCCGGCTACTGTTGAAGAAGCTTTGACTCAAGCTTTCCAAGGTGGAGAAGATTTGGGTACAACAATTAACGCGAAAATCGCAACAATTGGTGAAAACATCAGCTTCCGTCGTTTTGAAATCCTTGAAAAAGCTGACAACGGCGTTTTTGGTGGATACCTACACATGGGTGGAAAAATCGGTGCGTTGGTAGCTTTAAATGACTCTGACAATGAAGCTTTGGCAAAAGACCTAGCAATGCACGCAGCAGCTTCTAGCCCACGTTTTGGCGTGAGAGAAGAAGTTTCTCAAGACGTGATTGATCGTGAGCGTGAAGTATTGAAAAACCAAGCGCTGTCTGAAGGCAAACCTGCTAACATCGTAGACAAAATGGTGGAAGGCCGTATGGCAAAATTCTTCGAAGAATACTGCTTGGTTGAGCAACCATTTGTTAAAGATCCAGACAAACGCGTTTCTCAATTGTTGAAAGAAGTAGGAGCTAGCTTCAAAGGCTTCGCTCGCTTCCAAGTTGGGGAAGGTATTGAAAAGAAACAAGAAGATTTTGCTGCTGAAGTAATGGCGCAAGTGAATAAGCAATAA
- the frr gene encoding ribosome recycling factor, with product MPQNILKDMEDRMSKAIHTLKKDLATLRAGRATPAMLDKIVVDYYGTPTPINQLANVVAPEPRMLQVQPWDKNALKDIDKAIMQSDIGLTPTNDGSVIRIAVPPLTEERRRDLVKVASKSGEDAKVAIRNVRRDANEGIKKLEKAASISEDESRGHQETVQKTTDRFIAEVDKIVKDKEKDILEV from the coding sequence ATGCCACAAAACATCTTAAAGGATATGGAAGATCGCATGAGCAAGGCGATTCATACATTAAAAAAGGACCTAGCGACATTGCGAGCAGGTCGTGCAACTCCAGCTATGTTAGATAAAATCGTGGTGGATTACTATGGAACACCGACACCAATCAATCAATTGGCTAACGTAGTTGCTCCAGAACCGCGTATGTTGCAAGTTCAGCCTTGGGATAAGAATGCCCTAAAGGATATCGATAAAGCAATCATGCAATCTGATATCGGACTTACGCCAACCAATGATGGTTCGGTCATTCGTATTGCAGTTCCACCACTTACAGAAGAACGCCGTCGTGACTTAGTGAAAGTTGCAAGCAAGAGTGGTGAAGATGCAAAAGTAGCAATTCGTAACGTACGTCGCGATGCAAATGAAGGTATTAAAAAGTTGGAAAAAGCGGCTTCTATTTCTGAGGATGAATCCCGCGGTCATCAAGAAACGGTTCAAAAAACAACCGATAGGTTTATTGCGGAAGTTGACAAAATCGTAAAAGATAAAGAGAAGGACATTCTCGAGGTATAA